One region of Thiorhodovibrio frisius genomic DNA includes:
- a CDS encoding DMT family transporter: MKILLTAFVMLPLAANSWLCRAALRDTAIDPATFTSVRLLSGALMLWLLLRFTGKLAAGAGSWPSALALFSYAALFSFAYLSLSSGTGALLLFGAVQVTMIAFGVRAGERLDAVQVLGVVMAFGGLVGLLWPGLTAPPLASALMMLAAGVAWGIYSVRGRATTDPARETAGNFILAVPFALALSLLTLPGMSVAPLGLAYAVASGALTSALGYVLWYHVARQLRATSAGTVQLSVPVIVAIGGVLLLGEPITLRLMIASTVVLGGILIVILERGRKSVHPR, translated from the coding sequence ATGAAAATTTTGCTCACCGCTTTTGTGATGCTGCCCCTGGCAGCCAATTCCTGGCTGTGCCGGGCGGCTTTGCGCGATACGGCTATCGACCCGGCGACATTCACCTCTGTGCGGCTGCTATCGGGCGCCCTGATGCTGTGGCTGTTGCTGCGTTTTACCGGCAAGTTAGCCGCCGGTGCTGGGAGCTGGCCATCGGCGCTGGCGCTTTTCAGCTATGCGGCGCTATTCTCCTTTGCCTATCTCAGCCTCAGCAGCGGCACTGGCGCGCTGCTGCTGTTTGGTGCCGTGCAGGTCACCATGATTGCCTTCGGCGTGCGCGCGGGAGAACGACTCGACGCGGTGCAGGTTTTGGGCGTTGTCATGGCATTCGGCGGTCTGGTAGGCCTCCTTTGGCCGGGGTTGACTGCTCCGCCGCTTGCCAGCGCGCTGATGATGCTCGCTGCCGGCGTTGCCTGGGGTATCTACTCGGTGCGCGGCCGTGCCACCACCGATCCGGCGCGTGAGACGGCCGGCAATTTTATTCTTGCTGTGCCTTTTGCGCTGGCACTCAGCCTGCTCACGCTACCCGGCATGTCTGTTGCCCCGCTCGGCCTGGCGTATGCAGTGGCATCCGGTGCGCTGACCTCCGCGCTGGGCTATGTGCTCTGGTATCACGTGGCGCGTCAGCTGCGGGCAACCAGCGCGGGGACAGTACAGCTGAGCGTGCCGGTCATTGTGGCCATTGGCGGAGTGCTGCTGCTGGGGGAGCCTATTACCCTGCGCTTGATGATCGCTTCCACCGTTGTGCTCGGAGGCATTCTGATCGTCATCCTCGAGCGCGGGCGGAAAAGCGTGCACCCCCGCTGA
- a CDS encoding DUF2309 domain-containing protein: MKMNDVRFDDPKLASQHAMEDSLKQRIQTACNRIAPVWPLDRFVAVNPFHGLVDQRFQQAAATLRRISGSRMYMPRAYYREQIDAGRIIDTDLQAAARHCSSELSPAKLREAATEEPTPTPRVPLLTAMLDEQDADDWSSFVVERISHHCAAFYDMGQATWKRPWTGQSLYAAWRSFAALDYSAAMMGQPGIRARVKALPESHWVCIAAALRRLGLPRQAQLDYMHAALLDIGGWAAWTRLLRWEAELGGEQDDSIVELLAIRLAWDMLVFEHKAGPKLLARWGNVCEQLRCEAQADAGEQASGCDPHGEAERAVDHMLLTAFEIGYQRRLLAALADNKQAVDGAAAARPAVQAAFCIDVRSEVIRRALETICPQGQTLGFAGFFGLPLEHVPLGAVAPRSHLPVLLSPKYRVCSTLQGSDDDDAVQALATQRRRNGLTKTWKAFKMGASSCFSFVEAAGLLLYTPKILADSFGFGRPVPAPDDLRLDAEQTRQVGPTLNASPHSACAGHDYQLHEHRGHDHQLHEHRGHDHPIAGDQAHDEDSQDGCTHGQGEQAMAIGGIPEEDRIGLAENMLRGMSLTTGFARLVLLVGHGSTVVNNPHAAGLDCGACGGLSGEVSARVGAALLNDAQVRAGLAERGIFIPADTWFLAALHDTCVDDIRLFDTHILPGEYAEELAELQSWLAQAGELTRLQRSALLGLDGRSRRAITANIRHRSRDWSQVRPEWALAGCAAFIAAPRERSRGIDLGGRTFLHDYDWQADEGFAVLELIMTAPMVVAGWINLQYYGSTTDNRRFGSGNKVLHNVVGGAIGVLEGNTGDLRVGLPMQSLHDGKRWVHEPVRLSVVLEAPQEPIDAIIDRHDLVRQMLDNGWLHLFRIDEQGAIQQRLPGTGWQTPLAAAA, encoded by the coding sequence ATGAAGATGAACGATGTCCGCTTTGATGATCCGAAACTGGCGTCCCAGCACGCGATGGAAGATTCCCTCAAACAACGCATCCAGACCGCCTGTAACCGCATCGCGCCAGTATGGCCGTTGGACCGCTTCGTCGCGGTCAACCCCTTCCACGGGTTGGTCGATCAGCGCTTTCAGCAGGCGGCTGCGACACTGCGCCGCATCAGCGGGTCGCGCATGTACATGCCGCGGGCGTATTACCGCGAGCAAATCGACGCAGGAAGGATCATCGATACCGATTTGCAGGCAGCGGCGCGCCACTGCAGCAGTGAGCTGAGCCCGGCAAAGCTGCGCGAGGCAGCCACGGAAGAACCCACACCCACGCCGCGGGTGCCGCTGCTGACCGCCATGCTCGACGAGCAGGATGCCGATGACTGGTCGAGCTTTGTGGTGGAGCGCATCAGTCACCATTGCGCCGCCTTCTACGACATGGGGCAGGCGACCTGGAAGCGACCCTGGACCGGCCAGTCGCTCTATGCCGCCTGGCGCAGCTTTGCCGCGCTCGACTACAGCGCTGCCATGATGGGCCAGCCTGGCATCCGCGCGCGTGTCAAGGCGCTGCCGGAATCACACTGGGTATGTATCGCCGCGGCGCTGCGTCGGCTCGGATTGCCACGGCAGGCGCAGCTCGACTACATGCACGCTGCCCTGCTCGACATCGGCGGCTGGGCCGCCTGGACCCGACTGTTGCGCTGGGAGGCCGAACTGGGCGGTGAGCAAGACGACAGCATCGTCGAACTGCTGGCCATTCGCCTCGCCTGGGACATGCTGGTGTTTGAGCACAAGGCCGGGCCCAAGCTGCTCGCGCGCTGGGGCAATGTCTGCGAACAGCTCCGCTGCGAGGCACAAGCGGATGCCGGAGAACAGGCCTCTGGTTGCGATCCGCACGGCGAGGCCGAGCGCGCTGTCGACCATATGCTGCTCACAGCCTTCGAGATTGGCTATCAACGCCGGCTACTCGCCGCTTTAGCCGACAACAAGCAGGCCGTCGATGGAGCAGCAGCGGCACGACCAGCCGTCCAAGCCGCCTTCTGCATCGACGTGCGCTCCGAGGTCATCCGCCGCGCGCTCGAGACCATCTGCCCGCAGGGCCAGACGCTCGGGTTTGCCGGATTCTTCGGGCTGCCGCTCGAGCATGTCCCGCTCGGCGCGGTCGCTCCGCGCTCGCATCTGCCGGTGCTGCTAAGCCCCAAGTACCGGGTTTGCTCCACTCTGCAGGGCAGCGATGACGATGACGCTGTCCAGGCGCTCGCGACCCAGCGGCGGCGAAACGGTCTCACCAAGACCTGGAAGGCGTTCAAAATGGGGGCATCGTCCTGCTTCTCGTTCGTCGAGGCCGCCGGCCTGCTGCTCTACACGCCCAAGATCCTTGCCGACAGCTTTGGCTTTGGTCGACCGGTGCCGGCACCCGATGACCTGCGCCTGGACGCGGAGCAGACTCGGCAGGTTGGTCCGACGCTCAACGCGTCGCCGCATAGCGCCTGCGCCGGGCATGACTACCAGTTGCACGAGCACCGGGGGCATGACCACCAGTTGCACGAGCACCGGGGGCATGACCACCCCATTGCTGGTGACCAAGCCCATGATGAGGATTCCCAGGATGGCTGTACACATGGTCAGGGCGAGCAGGCCATGGCAATCGGCGGCATTCCCGAGGAAGACCGCATCGGTCTGGCCGAGAACATGCTGCGTGGCATGTCGCTGACGACCGGCTTCGCGCGTCTGGTCCTGCTGGTCGGCCACGGCAGCACGGTGGTCAACAACCCGCATGCCGCCGGGCTTGACTGCGGTGCCTGCGGCGGCTTGAGCGGTGAGGTCAGTGCCCGCGTAGGCGCGGCGCTGCTCAACGATGCCCAGGTGCGTGCCGGGCTGGCGGAGCGGGGCATTTTTATCCCGGCCGATACCTGGTTCCTGGCCGCGCTGCACGATACCTGTGTCGACGATATTCGGCTGTTCGATACGCATATCTTGCCGGGCGAATATGCCGAGGAACTCGCCGAGTTGCAGAGCTGGCTGGCGCAGGCCGGCGAGCTGACGCGCTTGCAGCGGTCCGCCTTGCTGGGGCTCGATGGGCGCTCGCGCCGGGCAATCACGGCCAATATTCGCCATCGCAGCCGCGACTGGTCGCAGGTGCGCCCGGAGTGGGCACTGGCCGGCTGCGCGGCCTTCATTGCCGCGCCGCGCGAGCGCAGCCGTGGGATCGATCTTGGCGGACGGACCTTCCTGCACGACTACGACTGGCAGGCCGATGAAGGCTTCGCGGTGCTTGAGCTGATTATGACCGCGCCCATGGTGGTGGCCGGCTGGATCAACCTGCAGTATTACGGCTCCACCACCGACAACCGGCGCTTCGGCAGCGGCAACAAGGTGCTGCACAATGTCGTCGGCGGCGCCATCGGCGTGCTGGAAGGCAACACTGGCGACTTGCGCGTCGGCTTGCCCATGCAGTCGCTGCATGATGGCAAGCGCTGGGTGCATGAGCCGGTGCGCCTGTCTGTGGTGCTCGAAGCCCCGCAGGAGCCCATCGACGCCATCATCGACCGCCATGATCTGGTGCGGCAGATGCTCGACAACGGCTGGTTGCATCTGTTCCGCATCGATGAGCAAGGAGCGATTCAGCAGCGACTGCCTGGGACTGGCTGGCAGACGCCCTTGGCTGCGGCAGCCTGA
- a CDS encoding NADH-quinone oxidoreductase subunit L → MSFSLTTTAALAAPLSLWAVAAVPDAWAQRFGPRMAVLTNALAWGAFGLSLVALLLHGFGSAESLTLVSFGLPFGIGAFTVGVYVDAVTVIMLALVSLVGAVVSTYSRNYMAGDAREGYFHKWLMLTLAAILTVLVASNLLMFSLAWMATSLCLHRLLVFYPERPAAVLAAHKKFVFSRIGDVSLFVASLLIGATLHTMEFPGVYAALAGQTGPLPGTLQTAAWLIVLAAVLKCAQFPFHGWILQLMEAPTPVSALLHAGIVNAGAFLVIRMSPVMSLSGPALDTLAVIGLVTLAIASLVMLTQTSIKVSLAWSTSAQMGFMLLEAGLGLYSLALLHLVAHSLYKAHAFLASGSGVDGFRAPVLPFGHGAPQGWHWLVAFQSALLMTLIAGFLFGIDPREQPALIVTGAVVAIATTQLLLQALVLEDNAKLLIRATAIVGFVCLAYFGLHTAFEHAIAGSVVPAQPASAAFEIAFGAGVVVVFVGLLLLQHLFTHLQGPLRQAIQVHLYNGLYVDILVTRLITRLWPAPKRSASASLG, encoded by the coding sequence ATGTCGTTTTCGCTGACTACCACTGCGGCGCTGGCCGCGCCTTTGAGTCTCTGGGCCGTCGCGGCTGTGCCGGATGCCTGGGCGCAGCGTTTTGGGCCGCGCATGGCGGTGCTGACCAATGCGCTGGCCTGGGGTGCGTTTGGCCTGTCGCTGGTTGCGCTCTTGCTGCACGGCTTTGGTTCCGCCGAATCCCTGACGCTGGTCTCCTTCGGTCTGCCGTTCGGCATCGGTGCCTTTACCGTCGGCGTCTATGTCGATGCCGTCACCGTCATTATGCTCGCGCTGGTGTCCCTGGTCGGGGCGGTGGTCTCGACCTATTCGCGCAATTACATGGCGGGGGATGCGCGCGAGGGCTACTTTCACAAGTGGCTGATGCTGACGCTGGCTGCCATCCTCACGGTGCTGGTGGCGAGCAACCTGTTGATGTTCTCGCTCGCCTGGATGGCGACCAGCCTGTGTCTGCATCGGTTGCTGGTGTTTTATCCGGAGCGTCCGGCGGCGGTGCTGGCGGCGCATAAGAAGTTTGTCTTCAGCCGCATTGGGGATGTGAGCCTGTTCGTCGCCAGTCTGCTGATCGGCGCGACCCTGCACACCATGGAATTCCCCGGAGTCTACGCCGCCCTGGCCGGTCAAACCGGGCCACTGCCGGGCACCCTGCAGACCGCAGCCTGGCTAATCGTACTGGCGGCGGTGCTGAAATGCGCCCAGTTCCCGTTCCATGGCTGGATTCTGCAGCTGATGGAGGCGCCCACGCCGGTCTCGGCGCTGTTGCATGCTGGTATCGTCAATGCAGGGGCCTTTCTCGTCATTCGCATGAGCCCGGTGATGTCCCTCTCTGGGCCCGCGCTGGACACCCTGGCCGTAATCGGGCTGGTGACCCTGGCGATCGCCTCCCTGGTGATGCTGACCCAGACCAGCATCAAGGTGTCCCTGGCCTGGTCAACCTCAGCGCAGATGGGCTTCATGCTGCTTGAGGCCGGTTTGGGTCTCTATAGCTTGGCGCTGCTGCATCTGGTGGCGCACTCGCTCTACAAGGCGCATGCCTTTCTGGCCTCGGGCAGCGGTGTCGACGGCTTTCGCGCGCCTGTACTGCCGTTCGGGCATGGTGCTCCCCAGGGTTGGCATTGGCTGGTGGCCTTTCAGAGTGCGCTGCTGATGACCCTGATCGCCGGTTTCCTGTTTGGCATCGATCCGCGCGAGCAGCCAGCGTTGATTGTCACCGGCGCCGTGGTGGCCATCGCAACCACGCAATTGCTGTTACAGGCCCTGGTCTTGGAGGACAACGCCAAGTTATTGATTCGCGCCACTGCCATTGTCGGCTTTGTCTGTCTGGCCTATTTCGGGCTGCACACGGCGTTCGAGCATGCCATTGCTGGCAGTGTGGTGCCCGCGCAACCGGCCAGTGCCGCGTTCGAGATTGCGTTCGGCGCAGGGGTGGTCGTTGTGTTTGTAGGTCTGCTGCTGCTTCAGCATCTGTTTACGCATCTGCAGGGGCCGCTGCGACAGGCTATTCAGGTCCATCTCTACAACGGCCTCTATGTCGACATTCTGGTTACACGTCTGATCACCCGGCTCTGGCCCGCGCCCAAGCGCTCTGCCAGTGCCAGCCTGGGGTAA
- a CDS encoding DUF4424 family protein, protein MSGSSMMVSALRFLVVLAAVMPPFTAVANDTSAQMAAGGLVFGKQLGISMQSEDLYISPDIVRVRYVFHNKTDKDLETIVAFPLPEAAPSSDTGGGHNFYDGVSANFLNFKTRVDGQPVVTQVEQKALALGLDRTEILKKYHVPIESYIPPTDQRSAYHGLSRLTEAQWDELAALGLLKIDSQGHPSPGWTVATVFYWNQVFPAGKDTVIEHEYQPLTGSSFDAPISRKPEDEYAARAMVRYCISGEDTKAIYELHEGKVDGKAYTAFSEELGYILKTAANWSGPINNFHLVIEAREPVDFAFACLPGLERKSQSRLEMSQDHFWAFSDLDVLFVISKPLDN, encoded by the coding sequence ATGAGCGGAAGTTCGATGATGGTTTCAGCTTTGAGATTTCTTGTCGTCCTTGCGGCCGTGATGCCCCCATTCACGGCAGTTGCTAATGATACTTCGGCGCAGATGGCCGCCGGTGGGCTGGTTTTTGGCAAGCAGCTTGGCATATCCATGCAGTCCGAAGACCTCTACATTTCGCCGGATATTGTCCGCGTGCGCTATGTTTTTCATAACAAAACGGACAAGGATCTTGAGACGATTGTGGCTTTTCCGCTGCCGGAAGCCGCTCCTTCCAGCGATACCGGCGGAGGCCACAATTTTTATGATGGTGTCAGTGCGAATTTCTTGAATTTCAAGACCCGGGTCGATGGTCAACCGGTGGTCACGCAGGTTGAACAAAAGGCGCTGGCTCTCGGGCTCGACCGCACGGAAATTCTGAAAAAGTACCATGTGCCGATCGAATCCTATATTCCTCCAACGGATCAGCGCTCCGCTTATCATGGGCTTTCACGGTTGACTGAGGCGCAGTGGGATGAGCTTGCTGCGCTCGGGCTGCTGAAGATCGATTCGCAGGGGCACCCGTCTCCTGGATGGACGGTGGCCACGGTCTTTTACTGGAATCAGGTCTTTCCAGCCGGAAAGGACACTGTGATTGAGCACGAATACCAGCCGTTGACCGGTTCGAGTTTCGATGCGCCCATCAGCCGGAAACCGGAGGACGAATACGCGGCCCGAGCCATGGTCAGGTATTGCATTTCTGGTGAAGATACTAAAGCCATCTACGAGCTTCATGAGGGCAAGGTCGACGGCAAGGCCTACACAGCGTTTTCCGAAGAGCTTGGCTACATTCTCAAGACCGCCGCGAATTGGAGCGGTCCGATCAACAATTTCCATCTGGTCATCGAGGCGCGGGAACCGGTCGACTTCGCTTTCGCCTGCCTGCCGGGGCTGGAACGGAAATCGCAATCACGGCTCGAAATGAGCCAGGACCACTTTTGGGCTTTTTCTGATCTGGATGTTCTGTTCGTCATCTCGAAACCTTTGGACAATTAG
- a CDS encoding Spy/CpxP family protein refolding chaperone yields MNKTMIPVAAMLSALLVGPVAASPHGGGPGKAGGQGAEQRLERMTEQLDLSAEQQQAMAAIFDAQASQRAKMRAQMREQIDAVLTEEQRAKRAELRAERIDQRVARMAERLDLSAEQSTQLKALFTENQNAGRSSRAGSGSMREQLASILTVDQLAELGKGRDKGRQGKGDNSDCNR; encoded by the coding sequence ATGAACAAGACCATGATTCCCGTCGCTGCCATGCTGTCTGCTTTGCTTGTCGGTCCGGTTGCGGCTTCCCCGCATGGGGGCGGTCCTGGCAAGGCAGGAGGGCAGGGCGCTGAGCAGCGTCTCGAACGCATGACCGAGCAGCTTGATCTCAGTGCCGAGCAACAGCAGGCCATGGCCGCGATTTTTGACGCCCAAGCCAGTCAGCGCGCCAAGATGCGAGCACAGATGCGTGAGCAAATCGATGCGGTGTTGACCGAGGAGCAGCGGGCCAAGCGCGCGGAGTTGAGGGCCGAGCGCATCGACCAACGCGTGGCTCGCATGGCTGAGCGGCTCGATTTGAGCGCGGAGCAAAGCACCCAGCTCAAGGCACTTTTCACCGAAAATCAGAATGCAGGGCGCTCTTCGCGCGCGGGTTCCGGCTCTATGCGTGAGCAACTTGCGAGCATTTTGACCGTGGATCAACTGGCCGAGCTTGGCAAGGGGCGCGACAAGGGACGTCAGGGCAAGGGCGATAACAGCGACTGTAATCGCTAG
- a CDS encoding ATP-binding protein encodes MTLSIRTKLFLTLLLACAFSVLAVQTSMYWSFRHGLRDMIEQRLNERVESIGARLVAQYRADGSWSRISEDRRLWMELLSTRESGRRDERLAHSSRQSRIGADAVDRASPMPQHGPFPERRRTPLAKRLMLFDAEGAPVYGRRDQLKQALRFPLRLDGQVIGELALIPGPPIHEAAELRLRQRQTRVLPIIALATLSLSALLAWWLSRWLSRPVLRFREITCRLASGHFAARAPVTGRDELAGLGHDLNALAATLEHNEQARRRWVADISHELRTPVSLLRAELEALQDGVRPFDVGTIATLHSDVMRLSHLIGDLYELSLSDLGALSYRKAKTDLAEVLEAEVSAFRAQFDAAGLDLQFDNRLRTAAIIQADAQRLTQLFGNLLRNSGQYTDAGGALLVRLSTEKDGHFVVDFQDTAPGVSDADRERLFERLYRVEPSRTRQTGGAGLGLAIAKNIVEAHQASIEALPSPQGGLWIRMRFPQTP; translated from the coding sequence TTGACCCTCTCCATTCGCACCAAGCTGTTTCTGACGCTGCTCTTGGCCTGTGCCTTCTCGGTGCTGGCCGTGCAGACGTCGATGTACTGGTCGTTCCGGCATGGTTTGCGGGACATGATCGAGCAGCGCCTGAATGAGCGTGTGGAAAGCATCGGTGCGCGCCTGGTGGCTCAGTATCGCGCGGATGGGAGTTGGTCACGAATCAGCGAAGACCGGCGATTGTGGATGGAACTGCTCAGCACGCGCGAGTCGGGGCGTCGAGATGAGAGGCTGGCGCATTCTTCGCGCCAATCTCGCATAGGTGCTGATGCGGTGGATCGGGCATCGCCCATGCCTCAACATGGACCATTCCCGGAGCGCCGCCGGACGCCTCTGGCCAAACGCCTGATGCTGTTTGATGCCGAGGGCGCGCCTGTCTATGGCCGTCGCGATCAATTGAAACAGGCGCTGCGTTTTCCGCTGCGTCTGGATGGACAAGTCATCGGCGAGCTGGCACTCATTCCAGGCCCGCCGATCCACGAAGCGGCAGAACTGCGCTTGCGTCAACGCCAGACCAGAGTGCTGCCGATCATCGCCCTGGCGACTCTGAGTCTGTCGGCCTTGCTCGCCTGGTGGCTGTCGCGCTGGCTATCGCGGCCGGTGCTGCGTTTTCGCGAAATCACGTGCCGACTGGCCAGCGGGCACTTTGCCGCCCGAGCCCCAGTGACCGGTCGTGACGAACTGGCCGGACTCGGCCATGATCTCAACGCCCTGGCTGCCACTCTGGAGCATAACGAGCAGGCTCGCCGGCGCTGGGTGGCTGATATCTCCCATGAACTGCGCACCCCGGTCAGCCTGCTGCGCGCTGAGCTGGAGGCCCTGCAAGACGGCGTGCGCCCGTTCGATGTCGGCACCATCGCGACCTTGCACAGTGATGTCATGCGCCTGTCGCATCTGATTGGGGATCTTTACGAATTATCGCTCAGCGACCTTGGTGCCCTGAGCTACCGCAAGGCGAAGACGGATTTGGCCGAGGTGCTAGAGGCTGAGGTCAGCGCCTTTCGCGCCCAGTTCGACGCCGCCGGTTTGGACTTGCAGTTTGACAATCGCCTGCGCACGGCGGCGATCATTCAGGCCGATGCCCAACGGCTGACGCAACTCTTCGGCAACCTGCTGCGCAATAGCGGACAGTATACGGATGCAGGTGGCGCGCTTCTGGTCCGGCTGAGCACGGAAAAAGACGGCCATTTCGTTGTCGATTTTCAGGATACCGCTCCCGGTGTTTCCGACGCGGACCGTGAACGCCTGTTTGAGCGCCTTTACCGGGTCGAGCCATCTCGTACCCGCCAGACCGGAGGTGCCGGACTCGGGCTAGCCATTGCGAAAAACATCGTCGAAGCCCATCAGGCCAGCATTGAGGCACTGCCATCGCCCCAGGGCGGGTTGTGGATTCGGATGCGCTTTCCCCAAACACCATGA
- a CDS encoding response regulator has protein sequence MTNNILIVEDETRLAELLADYLKGAGFATEHLADGLAVVERVRAQPPTLMLLDLMLPGRDGLDICRELRGFSSLPIIVTTARVEEIDRLLGLELGADDYICKPYSPREVVARVKAVLRRAQAPEAAPSNRLTLDAERLRVSLGQRSVELTAVECALFRTLSSTPGRIFSRAQLIERIYQDHRIVSDRTVDSHIKKLRRKLAELDAGQELIESVYGVGYRFEDQRPSSD, from the coding sequence ATGACCAACAACATTCTGATCGTTGAAGACGAGACGCGACTCGCCGAGCTGTTGGCGGATTACCTGAAAGGCGCCGGCTTTGCGACCGAACATCTGGCTGATGGCCTGGCCGTGGTCGAGCGGGTGCGCGCGCAGCCGCCAACACTCATGCTGCTCGACCTGATGCTCCCCGGTCGCGATGGGTTGGACATCTGCCGCGAGTTGCGCGGCTTCAGCAGCCTGCCGATCATTGTGACCACCGCGCGGGTCGAGGAAATCGACCGGCTGCTGGGCCTGGAACTTGGCGCTGATGACTACATCTGCAAGCCCTACAGTCCGCGCGAAGTGGTCGCGCGCGTCAAAGCCGTGCTACGCCGGGCGCAAGCACCCGAAGCGGCACCCAGCAACCGGCTAACGCTCGATGCAGAGCGCTTGCGCGTCAGTCTCGGGCAAAGGAGCGTTGAGCTGACCGCCGTTGAATGCGCGCTCTTTCGCACTCTCTCATCGACACCGGGCCGGATCTTCTCGCGCGCGCAACTGATCGAGCGTATCTACCAGGATCATCGCATCGTCTCAGATCGCACCGTCGACAGTCATATCAAGAAACTGCGGCGCAAGCTCGCCGAACTCGACGCAGGGCAAGAGCTGATCGAGTCAGTCTATGGTGTTGGCTATCGCTTTGAGGACCAACGCCCTTCAAGCGACTGA
- a CDS encoding lipid-binding SYLF domain-containing protein, with protein sequence MHNIRPTAALILLLVPLLATAQLPLEGLKQGAEKAAKAVGDTTKGAVTAVGQAAGTATGAVKETVDSAQESLGNEATPQETRDKLDAMAKKTLERLFTDQPDSQKLFERSAGYAVFDRREASFYVVAGYGRGVAVERETDEHTYMKMATTGAGVSFGLGGFASQLVILFESDALLQKFINQGLDGSAEIGTMTGEEKDQLRLGFDNGKAVFILTGKGWKIGAKLTGSRYWPDDSLNVE encoded by the coding sequence ATGCATAACATCCGTCCCACCGCTGCACTGATTCTGCTGCTCGTCCCACTGCTCGCAACAGCCCAGCTCCCGTTGGAGGGTCTCAAACAAGGCGCGGAAAAAGCCGCAAAAGCCGTCGGCGACACCACCAAGGGTGCTGTGACCGCCGTTGGCCAGGCGGCCGGAACGGCAACCGGCGCAGTCAAAGAGACCGTCGATTCCGCTCAGGAAAGCCTGGGCAACGAAGCCACTCCCCAAGAGACGCGCGACAAGCTCGACGCCATGGCTAAAAAGACCCTGGAACGCTTGTTCACCGACCAGCCCGACAGCCAGAAGCTTTTCGAGCGCAGCGCCGGCTATGCGGTCTTCGACAGGCGCGAGGCCAGCTTCTACGTGGTCGCCGGCTATGGGCGCGGCGTCGCGGTTGAGCGCGAAACAGACGAACACACCTACATGAAAATGGCCACCACAGGCGCTGGCGTAAGCTTTGGCTTAGGCGGCTTTGCCTCTCAACTGGTGATCCTGTTCGAGTCCGATGCCCTGCTGCAGAAGTTTATCAACCAGGGCCTGGATGGCTCAGCCGAAATTGGCACCATGACCGGCGAAGAAAAAGACCAACTCCGACTCGGCTTCGACAACGGCAAAGCCGTCTTCATACTGACTGGCAAAGGCTGGAAAATCGGCGCCAAACTGACCGGATCGCGCTACTGGCCGGACGACTCGCTGAATGTCGAATAG
- the hflK gene encoding FtsH protease activity modulator HflK: MAILALVILGIWTAWTTYYTVPSDSVAVVQRFGKYLKEVQPGLHFKLPLGVDKATIVPVKRQLKQEFGFTTPGATDPYQSPQDGKRETEMVTGDLNAALVEWVVQYRISDPVKFLFEVREPSETLRYVSESVMREVVGDRTVDEVITIGRQEIETEALAKMQALSTKYAMGISIDQVQLKNINPPQPVQESFNEVNQAQQEKEKLINEARRDYNKVIPLAEGEKDQRIREADGYRLKRINEAEGDAARFNALLAEYSKAPEVTRRRIYIETLQEVMPSIGSKIIIDERTRSILPFLNLDAQSGNRSADQTGGRP; encoded by the coding sequence GTGGCGATCCTCGCGCTCGTCATTCTGGGGATATGGACCGCATGGACCACCTATTACACTGTGCCGAGCGACTCGGTGGCTGTGGTGCAGCGCTTCGGAAAATATCTCAAGGAGGTTCAGCCAGGGTTGCATTTCAAGCTGCCTTTGGGAGTCGATAAGGCCACCATTGTTCCGGTCAAGCGCCAGTTGAAGCAGGAATTCGGGTTCACCACCCCCGGCGCCACGGATCCCTACCAGAGTCCTCAAGACGGCAAGCGGGAAACGGAGATGGTGACGGGAGACCTGAACGCCGCCCTTGTGGAATGGGTGGTGCAATACCGCATTTCCGATCCGGTGAAGTTTTTGTTCGAGGTTCGGGAGCCGAGTGAGACGCTGCGCTATGTGTCGGAATCCGTGATGCGCGAGGTGGTTGGTGATCGCACCGTTGATGAAGTCATCACCATTGGTCGCCAGGAGATCGAAACCGAGGCGCTGGCCAAGATGCAGGCGCTCTCGACCAAATACGCCATGGGGATCAGCATCGATCAGGTGCAATTGAAGAACATCAATCCACCCCAGCCGGTGCAGGAGTCCTTCAACGAGGTCAACCAGGCCCAGCAGGAGAAAGAGAAGCTGATCAACGAGGCCCGGCGCGATTACAACAAGGTGATCCCGCTGGCCGAGGGCGAGAAGGATCAGCGCATTCGCGAGGCCGACGGCTACCGGCTCAAGCGCATTAACGAGGCTGAAGGCGACGCAGCCCGCTTCAATGCCCTGCTGGCGGAATACAGCAAGGCCCCGGAGGTCACCCGCCGCCGCATCTATATCGAAACCCTGCAAGAGGTGATGCCGAGCATCGGCTCCAAGATCATTATCGATGAGCGGACGCGCAGCATTCTGCCGTTTTTGAATCTGGATGCCCAAAGTGGAAATCGATCCGCAGATCAAACCGGAGGTCGGCCATGA